A single window of Oreochromis aureus strain Israel breed Guangdong linkage group 5, ZZ_aureus, whole genome shotgun sequence DNA harbors:
- the znfx1 gene encoding NFX1-type zinc finger-containing protein 1 codes for MESLTLMTGRSRPNNDTDTVQGENACRGGRRRRGGAQGDRKRAQRHGSSQGEREERKSEELRGRGRGRGGGAGGGAGRGRGRGATEVGRNTERGGRQGGAGRDRNGWEGAERQRSEVGRNPEAGPVVRQGARIGMAGREERVDRREGWRGERRDVEGDRQDRNGRRSNSASTARPPQGRGLGFKALEELSLKDPSVVAITMSSHPSVKDLLSETKIRQDLIELICLVLSKAFKSRTDRGTQQHLAGIIKDSGFFCTSLPHYLVGMASESKPARRAQYPQHLENILVILSQVLNIFPASSVHTVSLLLTLLQASINSLRASGVDFQPQIEESVEQLQDLITHLQNRAREGTLRSDRDTYAFLPSGGGNPGEEDQQDFRTIPIYPTPQEFRQEHRPFLRPNITSQSYTNTHLYLDTHFRLLREDFVRPLREGIQQLLQNQKDIGRTNSPLKTKRFDDIRIYFDTQLVVPKCTHTGIAYIVQFDAQPLKFVRWQNSKRLLYGSLVCLSCDNFESFLFATVSDRDPEHLQKGLVQITFTEESRLKLARIEKDQVFLMVETTAYFEAYRYVLEGLQEQREDDLPFQRYIVECKTDVQPPAYLRRNDNYDLSSVADPDYKARIRPFHSLKAEAWPRMEELGLDESQMKAFQLALTKELSIIQGPPGTGKTYVGLKIAQALLTNQELWRDQHDMAPMLVVCYTNHALDQFLEGIHKFLKDGIVRVGGRSNSEILKRFNLRELTHSPNFRRTLPGHLRDAYNQVYRQLCEEQREIEEQSMKLECSLKGVLRESFLHKFILRQHWDSLHRPPAMDEFQTWNEKKPNLMMEWLGLGSTVFLQRETENANGNDEEVPVEVDEEEDLIEIAEEADLIQAERIVEDNFGPRGIRDARKKGEMEDAVREVEELMLAMNLDKVEIQAEQSEEGFEFQRDQRKKMKRNIRKELGKTSAMTEREEDNVFDVWTLSQQDRWKLYRLWVARYRMELREKALLSEQAYQNAVDRLADVKRHESLCLLKKATVVGMTTTGAAKFRQTLQEVRPRLVIVEEAAEVLEAHTITTLSRACQHLILIGDHQQLRPSATVYELAKNFNLEMSMFERLVNMGLPFVRLNYQHRMRPEIARLLTPHIYKELENHPSVLEYENIKGLKTNLYFVDHNHLEEEIRDGKSHQNRHEAMFVVALCRYFLLQDYKPEQITILTTYTGQLHCLRKQMPAKEFAGVKVHVVDKYQGEENDIVLLSLVRSNRQSKVGFLSISNRVCVALSRAKKGLYCIGNSVMLDQVKLWSKIFHTLREKDQVGKALTLCCQNHPDREVKVSNAEDFRQAPEGGCTQPCQFRLDCGHVCASVCHPYDPEHKKYKCVKKCEKILCDLGHKCTLVCHKECPNKCPVKVEKIIPKCQHTQMIPCHQDPNTFTCQEPCQRLLSCGHPCESVCGLPCTSQCKVKVILKLGCGHTQEDACFYKDCIDKAECKAPCDHQLKCGHACRGTCGKCFQGRFHFPCYHKCERLLICSHKCKEPCTRDCPPCQRRCENCCVHSKCMKPCGQPCAPCREPCAWQCAHHHCNRLCYEPCDRPPCTEPCNKTLDCGHPCIGLCGDKCPSKCRICDHDEVTEIFFGTENEPDAYFIQLEDCKHIIEYTAMDIYMGMDDNNQANEGEQVAIKLKECPKCRTPIRNNLRYGSQINRSLKEIEMVKEKINGQQSDIEEKKKALRTQWRENLRTYEMDDQMEYMLIKERLNQTYLTANDLWVVENKMDFLIRVQKLLKIENKNMLDMHRDKFSKNVVEFVCWLNSYHQKFTDQQVFDLQRELQRLNLLAELNVRCHLANERRQTDQIQSDVQKIRDVLETWGQFTEQDEQKVKEAMKKLDEKFPLSGLGISDEERKMIVSAMKMRPGHWYKCPNGHVYLITECGGAMESRHCPDCNATIGGQSHTLASGNQVASEMDGAQHPAWSEANNLLNFNPIDF; via the exons ATGGAAAGCCTGACTCTTATGACTGGGAGAAGCAGACCTAATAATG ATACTGATACTGTCCAAGGTGAGAATGCTTGTCGAGGTGGAAGGAGAAGACGAGGGGGGGCACaaggagacagaaaaagagcaCAAAGGCATGGGAGTAGTCAAGGTGAAAGGGAGGAAAGGAAAAGTGAAGAGCTGCGTGGGAGAGGAAGGGGAAGAGGtggtggagcaggaggaggtgCAGGGAGAGGTAGAGGAAGAGGAGCAACAGAGGTGGGCCGCAATACAGAAAGGGGAGGCAGACAAGGAGGTGCTGGAAGAGATAGAAATGGATGGGAAGgtgcagagagacagagatcagAAGTAGGAAGAAACCCAGAAGCAGGTCCAGTTGTTAGACAAGGAGCAAGAATAGGGATGGCAGGGAGAGAAGAACGTGTCGACAGAAGAGAAGGTTGGAGGGGTGAAAGAAGAGATGTTGAGGGAGACAGGCAAGATAGAAATGGAAGGAGATCAAATTCTGCCAGCACAGCTAGGCCACCACAGGGCCGAGGACTGGGCTTTAAAGCACTGGAAGAACTCTCTCTAAAAGACCCATCTGTAGTGGCCATTACCATGTCCTCACACCCTTCTGTGAAAGATCTCCTCAGTGAGACCAAAATAAGGCAGGATCTTATCGAACTCATTTGCTTGGTGCTGAGTAAAGCCTTTAAATCAAGGACAGACAGAGGCActcagcagcacctggctggCATTATAAAGGATTCAGGGTTCTTCTGCACCTCTCTACCCCACTATCTTGTGGGGATGGCGTCAGAGAGCAAACCTGCTCGCAGAGCACAATACCCACAGCATCTGGAAAATATCCTGGTGATTCTCTCACAG GTGCTTAACATCTTCCCTGCTAGTTCGGTACATACAGTGAGTTTGTTACTGACACTGCTCCAAGCCTCCATTAACAGCCTGAGGGCATCAGGTGTGGATTTTCAGCCTCAAATTGAGGAAAGTGTGGAGCAACTTCAGGACCTGATCACACACCTCCAGAATAGAGCAAGAGAGGGTACCCTGCGGTCAGACAGAGACACATATGCATTCCTGCCCTCTGGTGGTGGTAACCCAG GTGAAGAAGATCAACAGGATTTCAGGACCATACCAATCTACCCAACTCCACAGGAGTTCCGGCAGGAGCATAGGCCTTTCCTTAGACCCAACATTACCTCCCAGAGCTATACAAACACCCACCTCTATCTTGATACACACTTCCGGCTGCTCAGAGAGGACTTTGTGCGACCACTGCGTGAGGGGATTCAGCAATTGCTCCAGAACCAAAAAGATATCGGAAGGACCAACAGCCCGCTAAAGACAAAGCGCTTTGATGATATCAGAATATATTTTGACACACAGCTAGTGGTGcccaaatgcacacacactggCATTGCCTACATTGTCCAGTTTGATGCACAGCCACTTAAG TTTGTACGCTGGCAGAACTCCAAGAGATTGCTTTATGGCTCCCTGGTATGCCTGTCATGTGATAATTTTGAGAGCTTCCTGTTTGCCACAGTGTCAGATCGAGACCCTGAACATCTGCAGAAAGGACTGGTCCAGATTACATTTACAGAGGAGAGCAGGTTAAAGCTGGCAAGAATTGAG aaaGATCAAGTGTTTCTGATGGTCGAGACCACTGCCTACTTTGAGGCTTATCGGTATGTTCTAGAGGGCTTACAGGAGCAGAGGGAGGATGATTTGCCCTTTCAGAG GTACATCGTGGAATGCAAGACAGATGTCCAACCGCCAGCTTATCTTCGAAGAAATGATAATTATGACTTGTCATCTGTTGCTGACCCTGACTACAAGGCCAGAATACGGCCCTTTCACAGTCTGAAGGCAGAGGCCTGGCCAAGGATGGAGGAGTTGGGTCTGGATGAGTCTCAGATGAAAGCCTTCCAGCTGGCCCTCACAAAAGAACTGTCTATCATACAAGGACCTCCAGGCACTG GAAAAACCTACGTTGGTCTAAAGATTGCTCAGGCACTCTTGACCAACCAGGAACTCTGGAGAGATCAACATGACATGGCTCCGATGCTGGTTGTGTGTTACACCAACCACGCCCTGGATCAGTTCCTTGAGG GTATTCATAAATTTTTAAAAGATGGCATAGTGAGAGTTGGAGGTCGCAGCAACAGTGAGATCCTGAAGCGTTTCAATCTGAGGGAGCTGACCCATTCACCTAACTTCAGACGAACACTGCCCGGTCATCTGCGTGATGCATATAATCAG GTTTACAGGCAGCTGTGTGAAGAGCAGAGGGAGATCGAGGAACAGAGTATGAAGTTGGAATGTTCTTTGAAAGGTGTGTTGAGGGAAAGCTTCTTACATAAGTTCATCTTGCGCCAACACTGGGACAGCCTGCATCGCCCCCCT GCAATGGATGAATTTCAGACCTGGAATGAGAAGAAGCCCAACCTCATGATGGAGTGGTTGGGTTTGGGTTCCACTGTCTTCCtccagagggagacagagaatGCGAATGGAAATGATG AAGAAGTACCAGTGGAGGTGGATGAAGAAGAGGACCTCATTGAAATCGCAGAGGAGGCAGATCTGATCCAGGCAGAGCGGATTGTTGAAGACAACTTTGGTCCCAGAGGCATTAGAGATGCCAGAAAGAAGGGAGAAATGGAGGACGCTGTCAGAGAAGTCGAGGAACTCATGCTTGCTATGAACCTGGATAAAGTTGAAATACAGGCTGAGCAGAGTGAAGAAGGATTTGAG TTCCAACGAGACCAGAGgaaaaagatgaagagaaatATCAGAAAAGAACTTGGGAAGACCTCAGCTATGACTGAAAGAGAGGAAGATAACGTGTTTGATGTTTGGACTCTTAGTCAGCAAGACAGATGGAAACTCTATCG GTTGTGGGTGGCACGCTACAGGATGGAGCTTCGCGAAAAAGCCCTGCTATCTGAGCAAGCCTACCAGAATGCAGTGGACAGATTGGCTGATGTAAAACGGCATGAAAGTCTCTGTCTCCTCAAAAAAGCCACG GTTGTTGGCATGACAACAACAGGGGCAGCAAAGTTTCGTCAAACCCTGCAGGAAGTGCGTCCACGTCTGGTGATTGTAGAAGAGGCTGCAGAGGTTCTTGAAGCCCACACCATCACCACATTGAGCAGAGCATGCCAACACCTTATTCTGATTGGAGACCACCAACAG CTGCGCCCTAGTGCCACAGTATATGAACTCGCTAAGAACTTTAACCTGGAGATGTCCATGTTTGAGAGATTAGTGAACATGGGACTGCCTTTTGTCAGACTGAACTAccag CATCGTATGAGGCCAGAAATTGCCCGTCTTCTGACCCCACACATCTACAAAGAGTTAGAAAACCATCCTTCTGTGTTGGAGTACGAAAACATCAAG gGCCTAAAGACCAATTTATACTTTGTGGACCACAACCACCTTGAAGAAGAAATCAGAGATGGAAAAAGCCATCAGAACCGTCATGAGGCAATGTTTGTTGTAGCTCTTTGTCGCTACTTTCTCTTGCAAGACTACAAACCAGAGCAAATTACCATCCTCACGACCTATACTGGCCAACTCCACTGTCTGCGTAAACAAATGCCAGCCAAGGAGTTTGCAGGCGTTAAAGTGCATGTAGTAGACAAGTACCAGGGAGAAGAGAATGACATTGTATTGTTGTCACTTGTACGTAGCAACCGACAGTCTAAAGTTGGCTTCTTGAGCATTTCCAATCGTGTCTGTGTAGCGTTGTCACGTGCCAAGAAAGGTCTCTACTGTATTGGCAACAGTGTGATGCTGGACCAAGTCAAACTGTGGAGCAAAATCTTCCACACCTTGAGGGAGAAGGATCAGGTTGGAAAGGCTCTGACTCTGTGCTGTCAAAATCATCCAGATCGAGAGGTAAAAGTATCAAATGCTGAAGATTTCAGACAAGCACCCGAGGGAGGCTGCACCCAGCCTTGCCAGTTCCGTTTGGACTGTGGCCACGTTTGTGCTAGTGTCTGTCATCCATATGACCCAGAGCACAAGAAGTATAAGTGTGTCAAAAAGTGTGAGAAGATTTTATGTGATCTGGGACACAAATGCACACTTGTATGCCATAAAGAATGCCCAAATAAATGTCCAGTGAAGGTTGAGAAGATCATACCCAAGTGTCAACATACACAAATGATTCCTTGTCACCAGGAcccaaacacatttacatgccAGGAGCCTTGCCAGAGGTTGCTCAGCTGTGGACATCCATGTGAGTCAGTCTGTGGGTTACCATGCACCAGTCAGTGCAAGGTGAAGGTCATCTTAAAACTTGGGTGTGGACACACCCAGGAAGATGCGTGCTTTTACAAAGATTGCATTGATAAGGCTGAATGTAAGGCCCCATGTGACCACCAGCTAAAATGTGGACATGCCTGCCGTGGTACCTGCGGCAAATGTTTTCAGGGACGCTTCCACTTTCCCTGTTATCACAAATGTGAACGTCTCCTCATCTGCTCTCACAAGTGCAAGGAACCTTGCACTCGTGATTGTCCTCCTTGTCAGAGGCGTTGTGAGaactgctgtgtccacagtaagTGCATGAAGCCATGTGGGCAGCCATGCGCTCCTTGTAGAGAGCCGTGTGCATGGCAGTGTGCTCACCATCACTGCAATAGGCTTTGCTATGAGCCATGCGATCGCCCGCCATGCACCGAACCCTGCAACAAGACCCTAGATTGTGGCCACCCGTGCATTGGACTGTGTGGAGACAAATGTCCAAGTAAATGCCGCATCTGTGACCACGATGAAGTCACAGAGATTTTCTTTGGCACTGAAAATGAGCCAGACGCTTACTTCATTCAGCTGGAGGATTGCAAACACATCATCGAATACACAGCTATGGATATATACATGGGTATGGATGATAACAACCAGGCAAATGAAGGAGAGCAGGTGGCCATAAAACTAAAGGAATGCCCCAAGTGCCGTACTCCGATCAGAAATAATCTGCGCTACGGATCTCAGATCAACCGCAGTCTGAAAGAGATAGAGATGGTAAAGGAGAAGATAAATGGACAGCAGTCAGATattgaagaaaagaagaaagccCTTCGAACTCAGTGGCGTGAAAACCTTCGAACCTATGAAATGGATGACCAAATGGAATATATGCTCATCAAAGAAAGACTGAACCAAACCTACCTCACAGCAAATGATCTGTGGGTAGTGGAAAACAAGATGGATTTCTTAATAAGAGTTCAGAAGCTTCTGAAGATTGAGAACAAAAACATGTTGGACATGCATCGCGACAAGTTCTCGAAGAATGTTGTAGAGTTTGTGTGTTGGCTCAATAGCTACCACCAAAAATTCACAGACCAGCAGGTCTTTGATTTGCAGAGAGAGCTACAGAGACTCAATCTCCTGGCTGAACTGAATGTTCGTTGCCATTTGGCAAATGAGAGGAGACAAACTGATCAAATTCAATCAGACGTACAAAAAATAAGAGATGTTTTGGAAACGTGGGGTCAATTCACTGAGCAAGATGAGCAAAAAGTGAAGGAAGCCATGAAGAAACTAGACGAGAAGTTTCCACTCAGTGGCTTGGGGATCAGTGACGAGGAAAGAAAGATGATTGTCTCAGCCATGAAAATGCGACCTGGTCACTGGTACAAATGTCCAAATGGCCATGTCTATCTTATCACAGAGTGTGGAGGGGCTATGGAGAGCAGACATTGTCCTGATTGTAATGCTACTATTGGTGGACAAAGCCATACACTTGCAAGTGGCAACCAAGTTGCCTCAGAGATGGATGGGGCACAGCACCCTGCTTGGTCTGAAGCCAATAACCTTCTAAACTTTAATCCAATTGACTTCTAA
- the tbc1d20 gene encoding TBC1 domain family member 20, which yields MKKSRNVGASSPVNGKQDWDTRRKRKIADITQALSVSPVDVAALRRMAISEGGLLTDEIRCQVWPKLLNVPLDVLNQEPDTVDRENNKDYNQVLLDVQRSLRRFPPGMPDEQREGLQEELIDIILRVLQRNPQLHYYQGYHDIVVTFLLVVGERLATALVEKLSTHHLRDFMDPTMDNTKHILNYLMPIIERVNPEVHDFMQQAEVGTVFALSWLITWFGHVLSDFRHVVRLYDFFLACHPLMPIYFAAVIVLYREEEVLECECDMAMVHHLLSQIPQDLPYETLISRAGDLFVQFPPSELAREAASHESMASSTFKDFELASAQQRPDSVLRRRRRQKQAALESSGVSSVVAVAQPSAARRFVRLAVMGLTVALGAAALAVVNTALEWAPKLDLFP from the exons ATGAAGAAGTCTAGAAATGTTGGAGCATCGTCGCCAGTGAATGGAAAGCAAG ACTGGGACACCAGACGGAAGAGGAAAATAGCGGATATCACACAAGCACTGAGTGTGAGTCCAGTGGACGTAGCAGCTCTGAGGAGGATGGCTATCAGTGAAGGAGGACTGCTGACCGATGAGATACGGTGCCAGGTCTGGCCTAAGCTCCTCAACGTCCCCCTTGATGTCTTGAATCAAGAGCCAG acaCTGTAGACCGAGAAAATAACAAAGACTACAACCAGGTGTTGCTGGATGTCCAGCGTTCACTACGGAGGTTCCCACCTG GTATGCCAGATGAGCAGAGAGAGGGTCTCCAGGAAGAGTTAATCGACATCATCCTCAGAGTTCTGCAACGTAATCCCCAGCTGCACTACTACCAAGGATACCATGACATTGTCGTGACCTTTTTATTAGTTGTGGGAGAGCGTCTTGCAACTGCTCTAGTGGAGAAGCTCTCCACACATCACCTCAG GGACTTCATGGATCCCACTATggacaacacaaaacacattctTAACTATCTGATGCCCATCATTGAAAGGGTCAACCCTGAGGTGCATGACTTCATGCAACA GGCTGAGGTGGGTACAGTCTTTGCTCTCAGTTGGCTCATCACATGGTTTGGCCATGTCCTGTCAGACTTCCGCCATGTTGTACGGTTGTATGACTTCTTCCTGGCCTGCCATCCGTTGATGCCCATCTACTTTGCTGCTGTG ATCGTGCTGTACAGGGAGGAGGAGGTATTAGAGTGTGAATGTGATATGGCCATGGTTCATCACCTGCTATCCCAGATTCCCCAGGATCTACCCTATGAGACGCTCATCAGCCGAGCAGGAGACCTCTTTGTACAGTTTCCCCCCTCTGAACTGGCTAGAGAGGCTGCTTCACATGAAAG CATGGCAAGCTCTACCTTTAAGGACTTTGAACTTGCATCTGCGCAGCAACGACCAGACTCAGTTCTCCGTCGCAGACGCAGACAAAAACAGGCTGCACTGGAGAGCTCAGGAGTGAGCTCTGTAGTTGCAGTGGCCCAACCTTCAGCAGCACGGCGGTTTGTTCGACTTGCAGTCATGGGTCTCACAGTGGCTTTAGGGGCAGCAGCTCTTGCTGTGGTCAATACTGCTCTTGAGTGGGCCCCCAAGCTAGACTTATTTCCTTGA